The Rana temporaria chromosome 13, aRanTem1.1, whole genome shotgun sequence genome has a window encoding:
- the TMED8 gene encoding protein TMED8 isoform X1, with translation MDVAQDAAAEPGERIGESGAEEERETTRGSGETTADGEIIEEAVMALPSAEEKKNGECQDNDGANSETDVTTPDSAKTSPDGEMNKGPSEPAKGPSEPAKGPSEPAKGPSEPAKGPSEPAKGPSEPTKGPSETTKGPSEPAKGPSEPTKSSLDKELEALLSSCTDPPPLDVLMIQSEHAGMVDIVKVEQNTDDPAATDKKAPPPPLRPPTTWTSANIREFKHRMASEKHGLLTVRRGEVMTVRVPTHPEGKRLCWEFATDDYDIGFGIYFDWTPVTSTAVTIQVSDSSDDEEEEETESPWHSREGDVERGSVYRLRSRYGEIMQVFRKDSHREVQAGSHDYPGEGVYLLKLDNSYSLLRNKALFFHVYYSS, from the exons ATGGTGAGATCATTGAAGAGGCAGTGATGGCGTTACCTTCTGCGGAGGAGAAGAAGAATGGAGAATGTCAGGACAATGATGG GGCAAATTCAGAGACAGACGTCACGACCCCGGATTCTGCCAAGACGAGTCCTGATGGTGAAATGAATAAGGGTCCATCAGAACCAGCCAAGGGTCCATCAGAACCAGCCAAGGGTCCATCAGAACCAGCCAAGGGTCCATCAGAACCAGCCAAGGGTCCATCAGAACCAGCCAAGGGTCCATCAGAACCAACAAAGGGTCCATCAGAAACAACAAAGGGTCCATCAGAACCAGCCAAGGGTCCATCAGAACCAACCAAGAGTTCCCTGGACAAG GAACTGGAAGCCCTTCTGTCTAGCTGCACTGACCCTCCTCCTCTGGACGTCCTCATGATCCAGTCAGAGCACGCCGGCATGGTGGACATAGTAAAGGTGGAGCAGAATACAGATGACCCCGCTGCGACAGATAAAAAAG CTCCTCCCCCACCGCTGAGACCGCCCACCACCTGGACCAGTGCCAACATACGGGAATTCAAGCACCGGATGGCCAGTGAGAAACACGGATTGCTGACTGTGAGGAGAGGGGAAGTGATGACTGTtcgtgtccccacacaccctgaAGGGAAGCGGCTCTGCTGGGAGTTTGCTACGGATGATTATGACATTGGTTTCGGAATCTATTTTGATTGGACACCAGTGACCAGCACAGCGGTTACCATACAAGTCAGCGACTCCAGTGacgatgaggaagaggaggagacagagagcCCCT GGCACAGCCGAGAGGGAGACGTAGAGCGAGGATCCGTATACCGCCTGCGCAGTCGCTATGGAGAGATCATGCAGGTGTTCCGCAAGGACAGTCACCGTGAAGTCCAAGCTGGGAGCCACGACTACCCTGGAGAGGGCGTTTATCTGCTCAAACTGGACAATTCCTACTCCCTGCTGCGCAACAAGGCTCTCTTCTTCCATGTCTACTACAGCAGCTGA
- the TMED8 gene encoding protein TMED8 isoform X2 has translation MDVAQDAAAEPGERIDGEIIEEAVMALPSAEEKKNGECQDNDGANSETDVTTPDSAKTSPDGEMNKGPSEPAKGPSEPAKGPSEPAKGPSEPAKGPSEPAKGPSEPTKGPSETTKGPSEPAKGPSEPTKSSLDKELEALLSSCTDPPPLDVLMIQSEHAGMVDIVKVEQNTDDPAATDKKAPPPPLRPPTTWTSANIREFKHRMASEKHGLLTVRRGEVMTVRVPTHPEGKRLCWEFATDDYDIGFGIYFDWTPVTSTAVTIQVSDSSDDEEEEETESPWHSREGDVERGSVYRLRSRYGEIMQVFRKDSHREVQAGSHDYPGEGVYLLKLDNSYSLLRNKALFFHVYYSS, from the exons ATGGTGAGATCATTGAAGAGGCAGTGATGGCGTTACCTTCTGCGGAGGAGAAGAAGAATGGAGAATGTCAGGACAATGATGG GGCAAATTCAGAGACAGACGTCACGACCCCGGATTCTGCCAAGACGAGTCCTGATGGTGAAATGAATAAGGGTCCATCAGAACCAGCCAAGGGTCCATCAGAACCAGCCAAGGGTCCATCAGAACCAGCCAAGGGTCCATCAGAACCAGCCAAGGGTCCATCAGAACCAGCCAAGGGTCCATCAGAACCAACAAAGGGTCCATCAGAAACAACAAAGGGTCCATCAGAACCAGCCAAGGGTCCATCAGAACCAACCAAGAGTTCCCTGGACAAG GAACTGGAAGCCCTTCTGTCTAGCTGCACTGACCCTCCTCCTCTGGACGTCCTCATGATCCAGTCAGAGCACGCCGGCATGGTGGACATAGTAAAGGTGGAGCAGAATACAGATGACCCCGCTGCGACAGATAAAAAAG CTCCTCCCCCACCGCTGAGACCGCCCACCACCTGGACCAGTGCCAACATACGGGAATTCAAGCACCGGATGGCCAGTGAGAAACACGGATTGCTGACTGTGAGGAGAGGGGAAGTGATGACTGTtcgtgtccccacacaccctgaAGGGAAGCGGCTCTGCTGGGAGTTTGCTACGGATGATTATGACATTGGTTTCGGAATCTATTTTGATTGGACACCAGTGACCAGCACAGCGGTTACCATACAAGTCAGCGACTCCAGTGacgatgaggaagaggaggagacagagagcCCCT GGCACAGCCGAGAGGGAGACGTAGAGCGAGGATCCGTATACCGCCTGCGCAGTCGCTATGGAGAGATCATGCAGGTGTTCCGCAAGGACAGTCACCGTGAAGTCCAAGCTGGGAGCCACGACTACCCTGGAGAGGGCGTTTATCTGCTCAAACTGGACAATTCCTACTCCCTGCTGCGCAACAAGGCTCTCTTCTTCCATGTCTACTACAGCAGCTGA